A genomic region of Bacillota bacterium contains the following coding sequences:
- a CDS encoding PIN/TRAM domain-containing protein, with translation MVRRLIRVLLTLMGLAVGFIISYYVIQSHPFGELTGIGIGDPIGKTTILVITLAFGFIGLVVAPRLIRGVSEAANWAESRLQRLPMAELLSGTIGLILGLLVAILLGQAFAKIPLVGSLISTVGSLILGYLGVMVFSRKREDFAGLFGFARARERSAKDRSVQPKILDTNVIIDGRVADICKSGFIEGPIVIPGFVLEELRHIADSSDLLKRNRGRRGLDVLNRIQKELNIHVQVHERDPWGDLEVDSKLVQLAKVLEGKIVTNDFNLNKVAELQGIPVLNINELANAVKPVVLPGEEMSVHIIKDGKESGQGVGYLDDGTMIVVDGGKRHIGDTIGVMVTSVLQTAAGRMIFAKPKASERAMS, from the coding sequence ATGGTGAGGCGTTTGATCCGCGTCCTGTTGACTCTGATGGGTCTGGCTGTGGGCTTCATAATTAGTTACTACGTGATCCAATCGCACCCGTTTGGAGAGTTGACCGGAATCGGCATCGGCGACCCGATCGGCAAGACGACGATCCTCGTGATCACGTTGGCTTTCGGGTTCATCGGCCTGGTCGTCGCACCCCGGCTCATCCGAGGGGTCTCTGAGGCGGCCAATTGGGCTGAGAGCAGGCTTCAGAGGCTTCCCATGGCCGAACTCCTGTCCGGGACCATCGGCCTGATCCTTGGGCTCTTGGTGGCTATCTTGCTGGGGCAGGCCTTCGCCAAGATACCCTTGGTGGGCTCGCTCATCTCCACAGTGGGCAGCCTGATCCTGGGTTATCTCGGGGTGATGGTCTTCTCCCGGAAGCGGGAGGACTTCGCCGGGCTGTTCGGGTTCGCGCGGGCCCGCGAACGTTCGGCCAAGGACCGTTCGGTCCAGCCAAAGATCCTCGACACCAACGTCATCATCGACGGTCGCGTCGCCGATATCTGCAAGAGCGGGTTTATCGAGGGACCCATCGTCATCCCCGGGTTCGTCCTCGAGGAACTCCGACATATCGCCGATTCCTCCGATCTGCTCAAGCGCAACCGAGGCCGCCGCGGCCTCGACGTCCTCAACCGGATCCAAAAAGAGCTCAACATCCACGTCCAGGTCCACGAACGCGACCCATGGGGCGACCTCGAGGTCGATTCTAAGCTCGTGCAACTGGCTAAGGTCCTGGAGGGGAAGATCGTCACCAACGACTTCAACCTCAACAAGGTGGCCGAGTTGCAGGGCATACCGGTACTGAACATCAATGAACTGGCCAACGCGGTCAAGCCGGTGGTCCTCCCGGGTGAGGAGATGTCGGTCCACATCATCAAGGACGGCAAGGAATCCGGGCAGGGGGTCGGCTATCTCGATGACGGCACGATGATCGTTGTCGACGGCGGCAAGCGGCACATCGGCGACACCATCGGGGTCATGGTCACCAGCGTCCTTCAGACCGCGGCCGGTCGGATGATCTTCGCCAAGCCGAAGGCCAGCGAGAGGGCGATGTCTTGA
- a CDS encoding CarD family transcriptional regulator: protein MFNVGDKVVYPMHGAGIIEAIEEKEVLGATQRYYIMRLPIGEMKVMIPTDNVIEIGLREIITEEEVQKVFEILRAQKSKMSTNWNRRYRANMEKIKSGDVYEVAEVVRNLTLRDKEKGLSTGERKMLENARQILVSELVLAKGIDEEAALMILEELFEE, encoded by the coding sequence GTGTTCAACGTAGGGGACAAGGTCGTTTACCCCATGCACGGTGCGGGCATCATCGAGGCCATCGAGGAGAAAGAGGTTCTCGGGGCCACCCAACGATACTATATCATGCGCCTGCCGATCGGGGAAATGAAGGTCATGATCCCCACCGATAACGTGATTGAAATCGGGCTTAGGGAGATCATCACCGAGGAGGAAGTCCAGAAGGTCTTTGAGATCCTGCGGGCCCAGAAGAGCAAGATGTCGACCAACTGGAACCGACGCTACCGGGCCAACATGGAGAAGATCAAGAGCGGCGATGTTTACGAAGTCGCCGAGGTAGTCCGCAACCTGACCCTCCGGGACAAAGAGAAGGGTCTCTCCACGGGAGAGCGTAAAATGCTTGAAAATGCCAGGCAGATCCTGGTTTCGGAGCTGGTCCTGGCCAAGGGGATCGATGAGGAAGCCGCCCTGATGATCCTCGAGGAACTGTTCGAGGAATAG